The DNA window CTGGAACCGGCTTTCACCACCCGAGACTCGGGTAAAACTGTTCTGGAACTGCCCGATAGCTTCTACACGGATCGCTATCGCAATGACACCGAGGAGGTGGGCAACCGGTTCTCGAAGGACGTGGACCTGAAAATCCCCATCCAGGAGCTGAGCACCGTGCCCAACCTTGACTTTACCAAGAAGGTTGGACTGAAGGATCAGTTCTCCCTGTTCAACAATCGCCATCGGGACATCGCCAGCGAGCTGATCACCATTTTTATGGCTGCCCCCAACCTCAGGCAATTCGTGTCCCTCTCTGTCTACACCAagtaagttttaaataatattttaaaattttgagaCCTATTTTGAGTACTTTGTTCCTCTAGGGATCGCGTAAATCCGGTGCTTTTCCAGTACGCCTATGCTGTGGCCATTGCCCATCGCCCGGATACCCGTGAAGTGCCCATCACGAACATCTCCCAGGTCTTTCCCAGCAACTTTGTAGAGCCCTCTGCCTTCCGGGTAAGTTTCCGTTggcaaatgtttaaaaaagcTTGAAttttttgtacaatttttaattaaaatgtacattATGATTGCAGGATGCCCGTCAGGAGGCCTCGGTGATTGGAGAGAGCGGCGGACGAGTCCATATCGACATTCCGCGCAACTACACGGCCTCGGATCGCGAGGATGAGCAGCGTCTGGCTTACTTCCGGGAGGACATTGGAGTGAACAGCCAccactggcactggcacttGGTCTACCCCACCACCGGCCCCCGGGAGGTGGTCAACAAGGACCGTCGTGGCGAGCTCTTCTACTACATGCACCACCAGATCCTGGCCCGCTACAACGTGGAGCGCTTCTGCAACAACCTGAAGAGGGTGCAGCCGCTGAACAACATGCGCACCGAGATCCCCGAGGGCTACTTCCCCAAGATTTTGTCCAGCCTGAACAACCGCACCTATCCCGCCCGAGTGACCAACCAACTGCTGGCCGATGTGAACCGCGACGATGCGAACATCGAGATCTCCGATGTGGAGAGGTGGCGGGACCGCGTGCTGGCTGCCATTGATCAGGGATATGTCGAGGATGTGAGTTGGGGATGCTCATagcaatttcagaatttaatttgtttgttataCGTTTTACACTCAGAAAAAAGTCTACTGAAAACCCTTTTCAATAGTAAacattttgtataatatttcTATTATTATCCCTAGCCCTCTGGCAATCGCACTCCACTGAACATCGATATCCTGGGCAACATGATTGAAGCTACTCCAGTCCTCTCCGTCAACTACAATTTCTATGGCAATCTGCACAACGAGGGACACAACATCATCTCCTATGCCCACGATCCCGACCAGCGACACTTGGAGTCCTTCGGCGTGATGGGCGATGTGACCACCGCGATGAGGGACCCCATTTTCTACAGGTGGCACGGATTCATCGACTCGGTGTTCAACAAGTTCAAGACCCGCCTGGACCCCTACAACGCTGCGGAGCTGAACTTCGATGGGGTTTCCATCGATTATATCGAGGCCAAGATTGGCGTGGGCTCCGCCAAGCCCAACACCCTGTTGACCTACTGGCAGAAGTCGAGTGCCGACTTGGCAGCTGGTCTGGACTTTGGCCCCTCGGCCGATGGCAACATCTTCGCCTCGTTCACGCATCTGCAGAACGCCCCCTTCACCTACACCTTCAACGTGACCAATAATGGAGCCAAGCGGACGGGAACCTGCCGCATCTTCATCTGCCCCAAGGTGGATGAGCGCAATGTGCCCCTGCGACTGGAGGAGCAGCGACTGATGGCCATTGAAATGGACAAGTTCACGGTGGATTGTGAGTATTTATGAAATTAGGGATATAATTCCAtttccttataatgggacgtTGTATTTTAGTTCCctttcataaattatttaaattaaaaatgagtTAAGAACTCTTTAAGCTgatgatttaaaatttcccTTTAAAGGCCTGAAAATGAATATGTAAACCAATAATCTCTGATTTCCACTTAAGTCTTCCTCTGATGACTTATTAACATTACTTAATTAATCCCCAGTGGTGCCCGGCGTGAACACCATCCGCCGCCAGTCGACGGAGTCCTCGGTGGCCATTCCCTTCGAGCGCTCGTTCCGGCCAATCGGGGCCGACTATCAGCCCAAGGCCGCCGATGAGCTGGCCCGGTTCCGGTTCTGCGGCTGTGGGTGGCCACAGCACCTCCTGCTGCCCAAGGGCAGCGCCCAGGGAATGCTCTTCGACCTGTTCGTCATGATTTCCGACTACTCGCAGGACGCCGTACAGCAGCCCAACACGTGAGTGGTTTTGGGATGGCATAAGCCCAATTTCCCATCATCCACTGACCTCCATATCTCCTCCTCCGTGTCGCCCATTAGAGCCAACGATGCCTGCAGCACGGCCTACTCGTTCTGTGGTCTGAAGGACAAGCTGTATCCCGACAGACGCACCATGGGCTACCCCTTCGACAGGCGACTGCCCAATGCCAACCTCACGGAGCTGGTCGGCGCCTTCGGCAACATGGCCAAGACTGATTTGAGAATTGTCTTCAACGATCGCGTGGTTGATAAGGCTTAGGTTGGATAATGTCATTTAAGGATCAAACGAAAAGGACCTCTTAAGGAATAACTCTTGGAACTTGGAACTCTTTAACTATATAATGTATATAGTTATACTTACATCTACATAAACTAGTGCATCTTTGGTTTTCAACGTTTTGGGGTACATTTtatacaattaaatatatattatttgcaaCAACATACCGTTGAggtttatattttatcaactaagaaaaaaggttttaatcggaatataaaataaaaatgatggtaaagaaaaaaacgttttttacCTTAAAAAAAAGCTCATTACATTAAAAACTGACCGAAAAGAGAGTTTACAAATTTACAAGCAATAGATAAAGAATAAGAAAATACGTCAAatatcatatattttaatttcttgaaattgaatttcctaGAAAATATTCCCTGACAGCTTTagctgatttttatttattactttttcaAGGCAGAAAGCACATTACTCGCTTGTGCTAgtagaatatttattttcatcagCTCCGACCAGCAGCCAAGGATATGATAAATATTTACTCATATAAGAAATCCTCGCCTAGGTATATTGGCCTGCCAAATATTTGCCTTGGattattgaatattatttatgccgaAGAAATACAGATACACAGCCGCAGAAGGGCGTTTATTTGTCATAGACAGACACGCCCACAAGGGGGCGAACTAATCCTATTAGACTTCAAAGCGCTTTTCCCGACCAACTTTCCGATTGGCCATGTCCTGGAGGCCTTGACTCAGCCGacacccacccacccagcACCACCCAAGTATTGAgtaaaaatgggaaaacatcTGGGCAGGAGAGAAGTAAAAGCGCTGCACGTGTTGCGCTTATTAATTTTCGCCGTTTACCGGGACGAGGACTTTAATTAGACAACCACTAGATGCGGATAAAGTTCTAGACTCGAATTAGGGAAAGACAACGAACAGCTGGCGATAagaaattggtttttaatagatttttatgaCTGCCATCGAAGGCCAAAGCCAGCTTAATGATGGCATCGGTTCGCGCCACATGTCCTATACGTGACGAAATTGAGTTTCCCACTGCAGGCGCTAATTGGGTTGATTTGCGGAAAGAAGGAAGGAAAAGTGCTCAAGTCACTCTACATATGAGTCATTGAAAAGAAAGCTAAAAAACATGTGCGGCAGACATTTAAGTCCCCCACTGGCTAGGATCATAACTTAAGTGTGAGCCAGCTTAAAGGGAAAACTTTTGCCTTGACGAAGATAAATAAAACGgcaacattttatattatccGGCGCTTTAAAACGAGTTCAATGCTcgcaaacaaaaaagtttggGCCAATTTAATCTCTTTTGTTGCCTCGCAGTGggcttttttatttcttttcaaaGTTGCATATTTTATGACCGTATTCTTTCTGTATACCGCCTGCAACTGGTGTAAACTTTCGCcggaattcaaattaaattacagcGGAACGGTCAATTTGTGGATACCCTTAACGAAAAGTGAAGGCGTTTTGGCTTTGAGAGGATTTAAGTAAACATCCCCGAGGATTGTAAATACACGACTCAAACGCCACAAAAGGTAATAATAGTTGAAAGGAAAGGCGAGGGAAAATGGAAGAGAGAGTATTTCTTGGCTGCCCTGCCCCACAGGCGCTTTTTTCATCACTTCCTCCTTTTTTTCAATCATTAGTCCTGGCCACAGGACATTCCCACTCACTCTCCTAGCACTTATTTATGTGGGCAAATtgtagaaaattaaaaaatagacAGAAATACGGAGCAAGGCAGAAAGTTGCCAAGTCcgccttaatttattttggtagCTGCAGGGCAGGAAATTGTGTGGTTTTTCCTTTTCGGGGCGAGACTGGGAAAAGCCGCCACTTAGGCATAACTTTGGCTCTAGCTCTAGGTCGTTTTTCCCATATGCTGTTTGTGGAAGCTCCGGCTGTTTGCTGTTATTGTTGCCATTAATGCTGCTTACTTGGGCCCCGTttctggtttaagggtttgtaaaaatatttgcttggGTACTTGGCATATTAGCATACTTTTGCCCACCCAGCACGTAGGTAATAATTGTAAATAATGGGGTTGGCGAGAAAGTTTCCCGCTGATTAGGGCAGCAAATCTTGCGAACAAGCCGGGGAAATTTATCAACGCGCTAATGCATTTGCTCCCCGGTCAACAATATTTGTTTACTGCAGTCGATCTGCGCAATTGATTGCTTAATTTCTGTGAAATTTCCATTCAATCAAATGTGAAGCCCATTAAAAAGTCAATCAGACGTAAATGCAAAGCAGCCAGTCAAATTCACGCATACGGTAGGGGCTATTGTGCGAACCGACCTTGCCCCAATGCACTTTCTACTGCGACTGTAcagtatatatatagatacatGCACGTGCCTCATCTCTGGAAAGAAAAATCAGCAATACATAAACTTCATTTGGACAGGCTAAGAGTAGATCCTCTTGGACGCATTCTGGCACGTCTTTTATGTTAATTGATGGGTAATTGGAAGAGAAGGAAATGGTCAATATAGATATCTAAGTAGATAGAAGGGAAATActgaactaaaaaattaaagatttatgattcaataaatatattaaataaacgtACTTCTTCATTatctttaaatgtatttcatatCAATATTTTATAGTCATTAAAAGGGCATATGAAAttctaatatttatattatccCCCACAGCGCCCTAATTTTACCCCCAAGCACATGTTAGGTTGTTGTTCAGTGCTATTTTTGTCGCCTGTACACATAAACATTGGCGAGGGGACCGAGCCTAATAGTGCCCGCCTTATGCCAATgatataataaatgaaataatccaGCTGGTCTGGACAAAAACAAGAGATTACACACAGAATGTGCCTAAGCTAGTACTTACAACTGAGGTCAGCATATTGAGATATGTATaggtaattatattttatttatagaattacttttaaatattcacaCAATGATTATAATTACTTTCCCAATTAAAttcatgaaaacaaaaatccaaTGCTAATTGCAACCTAATATTGCGGACCTGGCTGTGTGTAAGACAAACATATGGATATGTTTGCCCTGGCTGACATGCATGAAATCTGATTCTGATATTGATTTAGACCTGGGGTTCCTTTCCGCGAATAGCTCAGCCCCAGCACAATGCGACTGACAGAGCGCTGACAACTGAGTACTTATAATATAATGGAACCTCATCATTATTAGCATATTCTCCATCGATTCCAGTGCCGATGCCGAGCCTTCTGAGTCCCGGAGCATGCTAATTGTTTGCAATTATGCTTTGAGTCGGCTTCACTTTGTACAGGGAATGGAATTGGTATTGGCAGCGGGAAATCAGGAGCGGCACCACTTGAATGCATTAAAATGCTGAAACGCGGGCACTTTTCAAGGGGAATCAGGTTAACCGCAGgaaattcatatttaattgATATGCCATAGGGCTGGCCGTCATTTTTAGATAATTGGAAAACCGCAGCAGGCGAACCATAATTAATTGTTATCAATTTGAGCTTGCTTAAAGTGCAATCAAAATGTTGAAGATATTTTCTACACATTTATTCCGAAATCTATTTGTATTCTAACACCGCCatttaatttgtacaaatcaaaataaagGTTTATTACCTCCTTTCGGAGCtaattaacaattaaattaaatttgacacCCACTTTTGACACTTAATCGTTGAATTCTGCTGCCTTTTCTCTTATAATAACGATTAAATTCACTTTGGCACGCccttttattattacttgAAGTCTTTGAAATGATTATGGTGAGTCTCCGGGTTAATtttgctatttatttttttagcttgTTCATGGGGCACGCGCTGGCACTCGGACATTTACCTTTCGCCCTGCAAAGGCAATATTTAGAATAATTGCCTAAAAAGCATCGCCGAATGTTTACACTTTTGCTGGGAGACTCCGACAGTCCATCAGGGCAGAAACTgtgttaattttataatttctgcAGCGTTGTTTATGGCCCCATTGGAATTGACTTAAACAAATCACCTTTATCTGGCCATTTTTTGGCCCAAATTCAAATTCAGGTGGTGCATAGTACAACAAGCGACAGCTGTGTTATTTTAGCGTCCAATGCGATACGATGGGAATTTATGCTTTAtgcccaaacacacacaccgaACCCGGGCAGTAAATAAACAGGCTGAgtttgttttgccaaaaaagATTACACGCAAATAACAACTTAGCGATAAAGTGCTTCTAAAAGCTATTAACTATGATGTCAGAGAGCCATATGCACTGCCGATCTCATCTGCCAGGCACTCGAAGAAAAACGAAGCAAACCTTTCGCATGACTGATTTtatccaaaaaaaattaataaataaagattccctaattaaaattttatttaagttggCACCTTCTTCTGGGCACTCTACTAGTTTGATTACTTTTATACCTTTTTTGATCTTATATATGTAAATGTCTTCAAGAAATAACCATtccttattaaaatatatatatttaaagattgtttaaatcaaattttaaatgcagTTTTAAGAACCTTCTTTCTTTCAGTGTCTGGTTGCTAGGAGAATTTTCTCCTTACATCCCATGTGATCGCAGCCATAACTGTGTCGGAACTTGAACTTGGCAAGGGTGCTTGGTTCTGTTGTACtcaatcataaaatattttccacacgTGTATCTCTGTAAGTTTATGGCCATTCTTCTTCGAACAATGGGGTAATTACAAAATGTGTGCAGCTATATAAAGTGAGTGGGGCAATAACCCCAGGTATTTATGCGATTCCTAAACTAACCAATTTAAGGAACTTATTTAAACTAAAACTATGAATATTTCTTAGCCCGCCAAGAATTTCCAGAGCATCAGTCCTGGCACCCCAGCAAATAAAGTTCGTCCCCTGCAATTTGGTGAGTATGAAAATATGCATTTCCTCGCACCTTGATATCTTACCCAGTTGGCCAAAGGAACGCGGCTAGAATGCGGCTTCCCTGAGGCATTTTGAGGCTTTGTCGCGGTCACAATGTGCATAGAAATGCGATTCAAGGCAGGGACAGACAACAATTATTCTTATTCATTGCGAGCGTGGGCGGTGCACATGGGAAACGCTcttgggaaatgggaaaacaaaACGGAAGGCTGCCGCGCCAGCATCTGCCTGCATTATAAAGTTAAAACGGAACAAAAGCGAGGAAagtgaatattttaattttgccaGAGTGCAGCTCGTATTTTATAGGGGGacgaaaaatgaaaatataagcTCCACATTGTTTCCCCAATGAAATTAACCAGTTTTAAAGACACAGGTTTTTTGGGGAATTTAAAATGTGAAGAAGAAATCAACTTATCCTTAAGAGTAATCAAATTGGATGACCCAAAGAAGCTTTCATAAGTAATGAAGAAAAAGAATCtatcatattttttgttttgtatacaTGCCAAGCCCAGTTAACTCTTTTTTAAAAGTCCAGATGCCGAAAAAATCAGTAATGTTTTTACCATTTCGTGCTCTTTGgctattaaattgtattagtaatatttttaatccaAAATTCGGTTCCTTGAAAACGTTGCTGGCTGCATTGGGCCATAGTCATGGCCACCAGTTTGAGTCACCAGATGCGCAGGATAATGCCAGGGGCGCCAATGTTGCCCCAAGCGATTTCAAAACAGCAAATGGGGCCCTTGATGCTACAGCCCCAGAGGGATCAACACTTTCCCAAGTGCCAGTGCTTTGAGCCCATTCGTCGGGACTTTAAATCAGAACAACCAAGTGCTCAAATCATCTACTTAGGTCGTAATCCCTACAAGGATAGCTAAAAAACTAATGCTTTGAGTCTCTAGTCAAAAGTGAACTAAATTTAGAGTCCTAGAAAAATTCCAagcgtatttaaacatttgttATCTGTGGATATTCAGTGTTGTCCTGCTATTATGAGGAGTCTCAGGCGTGGCATCACCTCAGCAACCGCTGGGGATCTCCGAAAGATTCCCCGCAATCTTCTGGGTCAGCACTCCAACCCTCTTGCTTCATGGTGTCCATCGCTTCAACCGACTTCAACGAACTTTGTGAGGAATCTGGGAGCAAGTCCCAAGTGTAGGAACTATTTAAAACTAATCGAGGATCCCGAACTGCCCAAGTTGATAAGTCTCTACAAACGAGTGTGCCGTGACTGTCATGGAATACCCGTCGGTTCAACCAAGCTTAAACGGTCTGAGCTAGATGATCCGCCAAGGAAACATTGGaacaaaagatattttcccaaatACACCATAGATAGTGGGAAAATATCCAATGATTCAGTAGGTTCCAAAGGGTCTGAGCTAGATGGTCCGCCGAGGAGATATAGGAATAAAGGCGAACCTCCCAAATATACCAAATATTTAGGGAACTTGCCCGTTGGTTCTTTTAAGCTAAAAAGGACTGAGTTGGATGATTCGCCAAGGAAATCGTGGAACGAAACCGGTTATTCCAAATATACCAAATATTTAGGGAACTTGCCTGTTGGTTCTATAAAGCTTAAAAAGTCTGAGTTAGATGAGCCGACTAGGAAATCCGGAAACGAAGCCGATTCTCCCAAGTATCCCATAGATATTGGTGGTTCTCCTAGCACGAAGAGGTCAACGATTACATTAAAGTCGGAACGTAGTCATGTTAATTCCAAAGAGTCTATAACCCTCGAAGTGGATAGTCCTCCAAATAAATCTGATAAAAAAAGTACTTCTCATAAGTCTACTAGTAATAGAAAAAATGGTtcttcagtcaaatcaagaaCTCCGATAAAATGGAATAAAAATTCCTTGGAAGGCACGCATCTGTCAAATGCATCTCTTTACAAGAAACCCAACTCAAAATCTCAGGGGAAAAGCAAAAAGAGTAACTTAGAAAAGTTCCTAAATACAAAAGCATCTGCAAACGACCAAACCGAATCTACAAGCCGAACaaagagaaaaaagaaatataataaaacacCTAAGATCCCAAGACCATCTCTAGTAAGCCAGACCAGTAAAAGACGGAGTACTTTAAGGCATTCCCAAATGCCGATGGTACCACTCAACGAAGCAAAGTCCCTAGATTCTGTAGAGGCCTTCTTGGAAAATTTTAAGGCTAGTAGAATGAGAAACTCTTTGAAAATGGATCTACTCAGAAAATCTCTGTCGGAACCTTCTAAAATAGATGAACCGCCTAATACTTCTAACCCAGATGCGAGGAGTATAAGTTCTAGCTTACATCTCCTCAGGAACTATCTGGTGAATCCATATAAAATAGACTCCAAGAGCACGAAATCTAGCTCACTTTTTTTCAAGAACTCTCTATTGAATCGTTATAAAATAGATGCTAAAAGTGTGAGATCAAGCTCTGTTCTCAAGAGCGCTCGATCGACTCTTTCCAGAAAAGGTGTAGACAACATATTGTCCAGCACAGATTTTATCAGGAAATACCGATGGAGTCCCTTTAATATGCGTGAAAAGAAATCGAAATTAATCCCGAAGAGATATGGATTAAAGCCCTTTAAAATAGGAGCACGCCATCTTAAGAGCTCCCGGAACAACCCTTTTAAGGTGGGCGAGAAGAACATGAATGCCAGCTCACGGTTTCTGAAACACTTCCGATTCAAATCTGCCTCGGACGATGAAGAGGATGACAACTCCATTAAGTACCCAGATGATAACTCAGAGCGGGGAGTGAGTTTTAGGCGCGACAGCAGTCAGTTCAGAGACGTCTCACAGGCGGACAACCTGTCCTCCTTATCCTGGCTGCCCAAGACGGACATAATCAATGCCAATCCTGGGCCCATCGACCACATCCACTTCGGTCCCATCGACATAGAGGCGCACAAGAAAGATTTCTTTAGCTTCTATAACATCAAACCGGATGTCAAAAGGGGCTGGTCCCGAATTCCTTGGCCCAAATCCTTTGAGCCCAGGAGAGCAAATGCACAGGCTGATGATGTGCAAAGTGCTTTAAAGAAGGAAACCCCTTTCACCAAGAAGCAGTTGGGGACAGCAGCTGCCGCTTGCAAAAAGAAAGTGGTTTTTCGGAATTTCTCTAAATTCCATTGCTTTCGTTTTGAAGTCTGTCGGATTAAACGCAGAAGGCCGCGAAAAGCTGTGTCCTGTCAAACGGAAGTCAACCGGAACAGATGTGAACTATGTGACTTCTGTAGACCGAGCAGCCAGCCCGATGAGCCCTTTATGATAGAGATGAAAAGGAGGCAGGATCGCGAGGTGTTGAAGCAGTACTATCTGAAGATGATCAAAGGAAACAAGGAGTTCTGTGCAGAAAGGGTTTCTGGTGAGGAACTGGGTATGAAACCTTCAGTCACTATGAGTTCTGTAATGAAACCAGAAGAGAAGAGTAGTTCCAAGTCCCATCTGGGAAAGATGCGCCACCAATTGGAGCAATGCCTGGTCATGCTGAGCCTGTGTGGTCGCCTTATTGAAGATCGATTGCAACTATCCAGGATGGAGAAAGATATTTAGACTACCAAGGTTGCTTAGGTTCCGGTCCTGATTTAGAGCAGGGCCCTCAAGACGCCTGGGCCCATAATGGATAAAAGATATTAatgtataatttgtttttgatCATATATGTTTTTATCATTGGACAAGGTGTTTTCCTAATGAAACTGAATAAATGTATCAGAGTTGTCaacttattatatttttaaagggaGGGGAAAATAGACGACCATTTAAAGCCTAGGAaccatttacaaaataatttgttaaatatataataattaataaaactttttaaatttaagccGACTTTTAAAGAACCTGGGTCAAAGCTACCTTTGCTTCAATGTAAttccaaataaatttaaattcaaatctatttttattCAGCGGAAAAATTCTAGCATCCCCGAGGAATTCACTAAAATGGCCGCCTCATCAAAcggaaaaaatgttcaagCAAGTAAGCCAAATGGTGTTACTACTATTAGTTATTTGAACAAACTATGTAGAAACCTACCAaaccacaaataaaaattgcaagtATTTAAGTTTGGAATATTAACTGCACCATGAACATTTTGAAGAGAAGCCGTGTGCTGAATCGAAATTGTCTGCGCGAAAAGATTCAGAGCCTTTCGCCCCTTCTGCGGACCCTGGATATTGGACCTCCGAGCAAGGACTCTGTTTTTAGGGCCTCTTGGAGCTACTATGCCAGCGACTGTCAGGAGCGACTGTCGAACATTCGCAGGCGCATCGCACAGAACGCTAGGATAGTGGCTCCCAAAAAAGGACCCCTTTCTGTGCTACCCTTTAATGAGAGCCTGTTGCCGCCAG is part of the Drosophila biarmipes strain raj3 chromosome 2R, RU_DBia_V1.1, whole genome shotgun sequence genome and encodes:
- the LOC108023131 gene encoding uncharacterized protein LOC108023131, with amino-acid sequence MRSLRRGITSATAGDLRKIPRNLLGQHSNPLASWCPSLQPTSTNFVRNLGASPKCRNYLKLIEDPELPKLISLYKRVCRDCHGIPVGSTKLKRSELDDPPRKHWNKRYFPKYTIDSGKISNDSVGSKGSELDGPPRRYRNKGEPPKYTKYLGNLPVGSFKLKRTELDDSPRKSWNETGYSKYTKYLGNLPVGSIKLKKSELDEPTRKSGNEADSPKYPIDIGGSPSTKRSTITLKSERSHVNSKESITLEVDSPPNKSDKKSTSHKSTSNRKNGSSVKSRTPIKWNKNSLEGTHLSNASLYKKPNSKSQGKSKKSNLEKFLNTKASANDQTESTSRTKRKKKYNKTPKIPRPSLVSQTSKRRSTLRHSQMPMVPLNEAKSLDSVEAFLENFKASRMRNSLKMDLLRKSLSEPSKIDEPPNTSNPDARSISSSLHLLRNYLVNPYKIDSKSTKSSSLFFKNSLLNRYKIDAKSVRSSSVLKSARSTLSRKGVDNILSSTDFIRKYRWSPFNMREKKSKLIPKRYGLKPFKIGARHLKSSRNNPFKVGEKNMNASSRFLKHFRFKSASDDEEDDNSIKYPDDNSERGVSFRRDSSQFRDVSQADNLSSLSWLPKTDIINANPGPIDHIHFGPIDIEAHKKDFFSFYNIKPDVKRGWSRIPWPKSFEPRRANAQADDVQSALKKETPFTKKQLGTAAAACKKKVVFRNFSKFHCFRFEVCRIKRRRPRKAVSCQTEVNRNRCELCDFCRPSSQPDEPFMIEMKRRQDREVLKQYYLKMIKGNKEFCAERVSGEELGMKPSVTMSSVMKPEEKSSSKSHLGKMRHQLEQCLVMLSLCGRLIEDRLQLSRMEKDI
- the LOC108022873 gene encoding phenoloxidase 2 gives rise to the protein MTNTDLKALELLFQRPLEPAFTTRDSGKTVLELPDSFYTDRYRNDTEEVGNRFSKDVDLKIPIQELSTVPNLDFTKKVGLKDQFSLFNNRHRDIASELITIFMAAPNLRQFVSLSVYTKDRVNPVLFQYAYAVAIAHRPDTREVPITNISQVFPSNFVEPSAFRDARQEASVIGESGGRVHIDIPRNYTASDREDEQRLAYFREDIGVNSHHWHWHLVYPTTGPREVVNKDRRGELFYYMHHQILARYNVERFCNNLKRVQPLNNMRTEIPEGYFPKILSSLNNRTYPARVTNQLLADVNRDDANIEISDVERWRDRVLAAIDQGYVEDPSGNRTPLNIDILGNMIEATPVLSVNYNFYGNLHNEGHNIISYAHDPDQRHLESFGVMGDVTTAMRDPIFYRWHGFIDSVFNKFKTRLDPYNAAELNFDGVSIDYIEAKIGVGSAKPNTLLTYWQKSSADLAAGLDFGPSADGNIFASFTHLQNAPFTYTFNVTNNGAKRTGTCRIFICPKVDERNVPLRLEEQRLMAIEMDKFTVDLVPGVNTIRRQSTESSVAIPFERSFRPIGADYQPKAADELARFRFCGCGWPQHLLLPKGSAQGMLFDLFVMISDYSQDAVQQPNTANDACSTAYSFCGLKDKLYPDRRTMGYPFDRRLPNANLTELVGAFGNMAKTDLRIVFNDRVVDKA